From Equus przewalskii isolate Varuska chromosome 2, EquPr2, whole genome shotgun sequence:
TTGTATCAGACATGGAAaccaagagaattttttttctttttttgaggaagattagccctgagctaacatctgctgccaatcctctttttgctgaggaagactggccctgagctaacattcatgctcatcttcctctacttttataagtgggacacctaccacagcatggcttgccaagcagtgccatgtccacacccaggatccgaaccagcgaacccctcaccactgaagtggaacatgtgaacttaaaccACTGTGCCAAAACCAACAGAATTTCAGGTCAAGTGTATGAAATGATGCAGAGAAGTCAACTTAGGTAAGGACAGACAAGGATTCGTTATATATACTGCAACAAAGAGGCCTCATTTTACACCATTAAAGAATGGGCATTATTTTGGAAGACAAAAACTGATGATAACCTATATTCCTCTTTTATTAACAAAAGGCATTTTTGAGCCCCTATTATTGCACAAGCCCTGTGCTAGTGCAGCGCTGGGGGCAGCTGCTGCCACGGAGGGGCCAGTCGTCTCTTTACAGGCCAGTGTGATAAGTGTTGCAACAGTAGTAAGTGAAAGTCATTATCGGTGCACAGCGGAAGACTCAGCATCTGCTAATccgttttctttcctttattagtGATTTCACAACCTTGTATACAGTTTTGATTTATACatcatatttaatataatttgctGCTACAAGTCTTTTAGCAGAGTGTTAGGTACATGAGTAGGTTTGTGGAGGATCAAGTATGCTAACCAATCTGCATGGAAGTAACAGAAAATGCACTACTTCTTTATTGTGTGgatatcctttttttcttatttgtttacacattcatttttatttttaggaaaaacgAATTCTTTCAGCAACTGATGAAATAAAGGAAACCTGGTATTAACTCTTGTTTTATGAATACTagttcatttcttcatctgtaaattcaTCTTGCACAAATGGATGGTCTGGTGAACAGATTATCCACTCACGAGTAGATTGTATTTGTGTCTGGCTCTACAGGGTCAAGTTATTGTACCTTGGCAAGGCTAACTGGAAAAAGCAACAGCAagttgctttgttcttcttgcctCTAAATCTGTAGTGAAGAGTGGCTACAATACAGACCCTGCTAAAATTCTCACAGAAATCTACTCATTACTGATGGATTCTGCACTTTGGGGAGCTCCGGAGAAAGCATcatctcttcttgttttcttgtcTTGTAACTTTGTAGCAAGGGAAATCAATGATTGTCAACATCTGCTTTGTTTACTTAAGTATTAGAAACTTATCCCTTCCTACTGTGACTACTGAAGTCTTGCAATTGTTAATTTCAAGTggccaaaagaaagagaaagaagatactTTCCATCTTTGGTtctcatgtggtatttgtctatAGTGATCATTTTCAGTCTGTCTTCTAGCTCTCTGCTGCTGTTTGTCAGTTGATGCTATCACAAAAAAGGATAGGGTACATTCAGAGCTAGATTTCCACCAGGTCCTGGCACTAACATGATTTCATCTGACTGAAACCTAGCAATCTAGGTAGTAATAGGAATTTGCTTACAACTACTTTGCAACTCCCCCAAActcccactcctcacccctcagTCCTCCTTATTTGTTTGCTGTGATTGGCTTTCAGGTATtcaatggtaatttttaaaagaagataacatTATGAATGCTTTGCTTCCACCTCAGCAAAGTGGAAAGTTAGGAGCTGGAAGCAATACACTGGCCGATCCTGATTTTCGTATGATTAATCTAAATCAATTGAGAAACCAAATATGTTACTGTTTagaaattgttttccattttgctctTCAAAAACTCATTTGAAAGCCAcagttttcatttccttacaTTGACTCAGGTCTTCACAATGAGACCTAGCTATTTGGAACTTTTGGCATCTTTTACTACAATGTAAAATTTAGTAAGGCCAAAGTGcctaaaaaacagaaattcattcttccTTTATGGACTTCAATGACAAGAGAATTAGCACTAGATCCTTTTCCCTTGACGTCAATTAAcgtattttaaaatctatttctctGCATAAGCACTTTTCATCATGGACATTGTGACCATCTTAACTGAAAAACATCACCCTTACAATAAGAAACCTTATTGGTATATCAATTATCAACTACCAACATTAATATGAAAATTGTGATTAGATAATCTAAACAGCAAAATAATTAATTCGCCCATTCAACAAAATTCATTGAGCAGCTATTACACTCCAACACTATTCTAGTTGCTGGAAATAgaacagcaaacaaaacagacaataaTTCATGTCCTtgggagtttatattctagttgggaAGTATAAACAATTaacaaggaaaaacataaaatttatagtaTCCTAGATGGTAACAGGtattaaggggaaaaataaagcagggaatgGGACTAGAAATCATGTCTGAAAGTGGGCAGTAATTGATATAGTGGCTGGGGAATGAAGCATCAATAAGGTGATATTTGAGAAAACATTGGAAGGAGGTGAAGAAATGAGACAGGAGGGTAACTAAGAGATGAACATTCCAGaaggagggaacagcaaatgcaaagtcCTTAATTAGGGGCATTCCAATCATGCTCCAGGAACAGCAGAGGCCAGTTGGCTGCAGCAGAATGAGCCAGGGCACAAATTGAGGAAAGAAGACTAAGGCAGCCCAGGAGGGGGGTAGATCCCCTGGGGCCTGGTAAGCCATTTTTAGAATTTTGGTTTTTGGTCCAACTGTGATGGGAAGGCTTCAGAAGGTTTTGAGCAAAGGCAAGATTTGTTCTGACCGAGGTTTAAGGGGATCATTCTGGCGGCTGTGCAGAGACTAGAAtgaagggggaggggagcaagggcagaagcaggagaaCACGAAGGAGGCAAGAGATGATAATCCAAATGGAATTTCTGTGTAACTTTGGAAGGATTACTGTTTTAAGGAGGTCTGAACTTTAGAACTGGCAGTATTtgattaaataagagaaatattttaattagtacAAGATACAGATCAAGGAACAGGACAAACATAAATTAAGCAGTGTTTACTTAAAAAAGTATGCATTTAGTGTGTAATAAGACATCAATATTAAAACTtggttatgttttctttcttgtatcaCACAATTATCATAACCATTTACAATTATTGGTAAATGAGATAAATACTGTAACTATGTAGCCTCATtacttgaatatttaaaaaataattttcttctccagAGTTGTAAAATTTTATactctttatttattgttttaattttacttttctgtttcatttttagattcatggaaaaatattaaattattgcATTATAACTTGGAACCAGATTGctaaatatttaagatatattaaaaatctttAGCCTAGACcaaactaatttttttcaattttatagctcaattattaatatttagacaccttatttctttcctttgtatagTTTTAGGTATTATCCTTTCTCATATCACTACATTTTAcacaatatttgctttttatggCTGGGAatcaaaatatgtacaaatgtcaattttgttataaaaagagttaaaaattgTGAACACTTTGAGAACTTTGGTAAAAGTTCACTTCCTTGCAGAACAGCATTCGCCAGTTCAGGAAATAAGGGAATTAGGATTATGTATGACAATGGACAAGGTAATTAACTAATTAACAGCAGCCTCTGGGAGCAAGCAACAACTCCTTTAAATCTTAAAATCTCCGTATCTCCAAGTTATCTTTTATCTCCCAGCTGTGAAATTTTGAGTCCATGACGTAACGCTAACGATGAACAAATCTGcaataaaattgcaaaatttttAGGGTCACAGCCTTAAAACAAAAGCCAGTAACTTGGAATAGACGGTTCAAAAGCCGCCTGTTTTTGGTCTGCCTCTAAATCTGCAATTGCACAGCTTATTAAAGACAGTTTAAGACTGGAAGGCAGGCCCAGGTGTTGTTAGAGCAATCcgcaatttatctattttaaatgtaatgCAAAATTATGTTTTCTCGTATTTACTGTATACAGCGACATACTTGCTAACAAGTAGGACGTATTCCGGAACTGTGGAGCGGTTTTCCAGAGAGCCATTTACGGAGCATACTCATATGCCACTAACTGGCCAGATCTTTAAGCCTATGCAAGCAGAGCACACACgacctctccttttccttttccctttgcgATGCGAACAGGCTAGACGTGTTCATGTGATGTGAGTGACGTCAGCCCTCATCAGGTCGCGTGACCAACGGCTAACCTTCCCACtaccccgcccccgccgccggaGCAGGAAATCTCGCGAGAACCCATCTTACTATCAGAACTTACCGAGGTTGGAGGGGAGTTGCTCGGAAGGGAAGGTGTGACTGAGCGGCGGCGTTTTTGCTTTGATGCTCTAAGCTCTCTGGGCCGCGGCAGAGGCCTTTGGGGATTGCCAGAGTCTGGGCAAGCCAGCCCGGTGCACGGCGGGGGCGGTGGAGAGCGGGTGGCAGTCATATCAGAAGTGAAACGTGGCGTACGGCGGGCGTCGCCCCTCCTAAAGGGGCTGCGAGGGAGGGAGAGACCCgcgccgggcggggcgggcgcggctGGGACCCCTCTCTGGAAGCAGGCAGGTGCCCACATCCGGCCTCCGCTGTGCCGACGCCGAGCCGCCCCGAGGGGAAGGGCTTGCGCCCCTCGCCCTGCCACCCGGCCACGGCGGCGCGGGAGCCGGCGTGGAGTGGTCCCTGGTGCCCGGGGCCCGCAGCAGGGCCGGGGGCTTCCGCGACCCCCGGCGGCAGCCCCGGGCAGTGCACGAGCTCCCCGCATCTTCCCGCCAAGTCAGCCCCCGATTGGGGCAGGAGCCTCCTTGCGGGTGGAACTGGGTGATCTGGCCGTCTCGCCTCATTCACCTAAATCCTCTCCGGGCTGCTCCCCCGCACATCCTCTACCACCCACCTGGTCTCTCCCTAGACGGGTGTGCTCCAGTGAGACCCGGGcgtgggggagggaggcgggagagCCGCGAAGGGACGCGGCTGGAGTCGCTAGAGGGAGGTGTGGGACCAGCGAGGAGGGGGCTCGGCGCGGGCGCGGGGGCGGCGCCGCGGAGGAGGCGGAGGCCGGGGGCGCCGACGAGGCTTCGCCCGAGCCGGGCGCGCTTTCCCTGGCCGCGCGGGCTCGCAGCGGCGCGGGCTCGTGGGGAGCGCGAGGCCGTCGCGGCGCCCGCGGGAGGGAGGCCGGCCCCGGCGCGCACGCTCGGCCGAGCCCTGGcgcgccccgcgcccgcgcccgctgACAGCTGCCGCCGGGCTCGCGCCGTCCGCCGCCGGCTGCGCGGCCTCCGCCCCCGGCGCCCCTCCGCCCGCCCCCTGCCCCGGCGCGGCGCGTTTCGCAACTGCTCGCCCGATCCCGGCCGGGTTCCGAGCCCCGGCGCCTCTCCGTGAGCACTTGCCCCCACAttggggcagaggggctggacaGGGGCGGCGGAGCGTgcggaggaggagaaggaagcgaggccccgaggaggaggaggaggaggaggaggaggaggaggaggacgggcGCGCCGCGGGGAGGAGACCCCACGCCGCCCTCTCTGGTCAGctcccggcccgccccgccccgcccctgcgcACACGCCCTCGCGGGCGAGCCACTTTCGGCCGGGAAAGTGCGGGCGGCCCTGGGTGACAGCGCCGCGGGGCCAGTCCCGGGGAAGCCGCGCGCCCGCTCGCGTCTCCTCCGCCGCGTGCCCGGCCGGGGGCACAGCCCGCACCGAGATGGCCTCGACTACAACGTGCACCAGGTTCACGGACGAGTATCAGCTGTTCGAGGAGCTCGGAAAGTAAGCGCCTTTGCGGGGCCCCCGCACGGCCCCTTTCCAGCAGAGGGCGGGTCGCGTTCCCCCCGACCCGCCGGCCTCCCGCGTGGGGCGAGGGAGTTtgggagagcaggggagagggaggagggccccTGGTGGGTCGGCTCGGAGGAGGGTGCTGTCAGAGTAAGGAGAGGGGACCGGGAAGGGGAACGACCCTCCACCACGGCTGTGGTCCGCTCCGATAATCCTCAGCCCACCTTCTCTCGCTCCCCCACCCTCTTGCCCTAGAGACTTAGTGGATTTACGAGCCCTGCAGTTGTAGCTGTCATCCTGAGAAGTGTgcgagcgtgtgtgtgtgtggagaggaaaCAAGAACCCATGTAAAATGCAACATAGATCATGTTTTCTGTAAATAGAGATGCCTCCTGGTTAGCCGGCGTGTCGGCGGCGGGACCCGCGTACAGCTGAGAACTTGCTGCCACAGACGGTGCCATATTTATTGATGCCGAAAGTTCAACTTGGCTTAGAGTCTATTTCGCATCCAGTAGTTGTTCTGTCCAGGAAAAGGGCCGCCCAAAGGAACCCGACCCCCTACCCCATGTCCACTGTCATTCTTTGCATTAGATTACTCGCTCATCATCCTTCCTAGGATTTACGCGTGCATCTTCGCATTCTCCCGGAGGATTTATTTATACAGGCAACGGAAAAGCCCTTTGGAGACCGGGAGCGAGCTTCCCAAGGGTAGCCTAGCTTTGTAAAAAACGACCTCCTACACCCGACTGGCAGAACTACTTGGAGATGTTAAGGAAGGGGACAGGAGACCTACTGAGGACCTGTGCAAAGGGACCTAGGGACCGAGCCGTGAAGGTTGATTTATGGAGCATCAAACCCAGTTCCTCTATCGCTAGTTTCGACTATTGCTTATGAAAGGGGTGGGTTTTATGTGTATGTTGTTGTTTTATATagttaaatgaaaggaaatgtaaGGAAAATTTTATCCTTATATGTTGCCTGCTGTTAAAACATGGAGAATATGTCGGAAGAGCAGCTTAATTCaaatctctcccctcccccagcccaagAAAGGGCACGGAGAAATCACCAAACCAGGATTTGTTAAGCCACACAAATGTGCCcaagatttctattttaatgaaaacaatggCTCTATGTATTTACCTGgagccaaattattttttttccttgccaaaATAACTGGGCAGCTGATTTTTTGCTGCTcttcctcagctctgctctttGCAGGGTTTTTTTCTCAGAGCGTTGGGTGCTGTGTGAGTGTGAattgtaaaatgttttcaaatttcgTTTGCAAACAAGAGCCGTCGTAATTGGCAGTTCCTTTCATTTTGTCGATTAATAATGTGTGCTCccagttaaataaaatgtacttttattcTTCAACGTTAAAGGAGGTCTGGGTTTCCAGGAAGtattcttcattttctggatATTACTGTAGTGCACTGCTATCTCACAATTCACTGAATTCAGAAAAATGCTCAGATTGTTGTAATTTTTTAACAGAATATCAGAACTGATTATATTGATGACCTGCTAATTATTGGTTTTCAGGGGGGCATTCTCAGTGGTGAGAAGATGTATGAAAATCCCTACTGGACAAGAATATGCTGCCAAAATTATCAACACCAAAAAGCTTTCTGCTAGGGGTGGGTATTTCCAACCAcatatatgttaattttgtatttgtCGTGTTGAGTGTTGGTCTTTTTGTCTGTAAATATGTCATTTAGTTATAATTGTAGACTTAGGTATCATATTACATATTGAGATTATTTCCTTCGAGAATGCCTCTTGCTCtgtacagtttaaaaataaatgagcaaatataaTTGTTATCATTTAATAAATTGTTACTAAAATTCTGTCTGTCCTATGAGCAGTACcataaataactatattttacAGCAAATAAATGTCACTAAGTGCATTTTGCCTTTGGCTCTACTGTGAAATAACTTTCAGAAAAACCCTGGAATGGAAAAATGTAAGTCTCACAACAGTCATTATTCCCTTTAGCTTTCGAGAGGAAAAATAGGTCATAGCTCCGTTGAATCATATATTTCAATTGTAGTTACACTTGAGCTTAGTTCATCAAGGTATATTTAACAGTAACGGCTTTGCGAGGAACATTGTATGCTGCTATATTCTAGGAAGTTCAGCTTGgttttgctgttttctgtgtGCAGTTCAGATCTTCACTTCATCTTCTGCAGTAGGCTTCTCACAGACTCCTGTAATGTATTTCACACATGCTTTAGAACCACAAAGATAACTCATACTCATAAAATAGCTGTTGACATAAGCAAAAAACTTGGAGGGACCTCACtgcattcttttaattttgttgatcatGCAAAAGTACTTATGCTGAAATGTTAGGCATTTCAATTATTGTGAGCACGTGTCTAAGGTATTTCCATGGGAATTTATGgtttgatgaaataaaaatgaaattaaaatgaacaaaacgCTGTGGTGTAAGCCCATTTCAGTGACCTGGTTTATTTTAACTAATGAGAGAAGAAATTCCATTAGGATtagttttcctcatttaatttGTCTTCTAAAATGTGCTGCTTCCTGTTATCCTGGGATCGTTGCGTTTGGTCTCGGCCatgatttttttcaccatttgTTGCAAATTCTACTTTTAACACGTACATTAGGTTTAGGTTGTCATTTCAGTTGACTCGTTTGCATGggattttgtgattttcttcatCCGATTTTACTGTGATTTTGAGTAAGATCTATATGCTGAAGTAACCAGCACAGTAGATTCATGGCATGGAAACTAATGGGAGGTGTGACATGCTTGGTTATgtccctcttcccccttccctctaCTCCACAGTAGAGTTTTTAACAGTGAAAAGGAGTTGCTAAAGTGTAAATGACGTTTtagtgtgaaaaaaaaagaataatgaaaaagtgAAGTCAAATTCTTTCAGTGCCTGTGTGACTTCTTCCTGTGTGCTAGGTACTTTTGGCAAGAGTAGAGTATCGGTTCTTTTGGAGGCGTTACAACACCCATCCCGAACTTTCAGTGGCTTTAAATTTTCTCTCAAAATGAATCAGTCTTGTGCTTCACTTTTACTAATTTCCGTAGTCAGTGTCACCCCTTTTCATCCACTTTAGTTCATACTCCCTGCATCAGAATGGCAAATACACTTGTCTCTGCTCACGTACgttttatttgactttcttctGCCTCTAATCTATGGAAGATAAGTCTTCTCTAGCCTGATGGAATTCCTCGTCATGTGCTCATACTCTGCTTTAAAGAACAATCTCTACCCAGGGGCACCTGACCTCTCCTGGACCTCATGATTCTAATGATTCCACTTACTCCGAGGAAGAGCGGTTGGGGTGCTGAACTAGACCTGCTCCTGTCCTCCTCTGCGGTTTTCTTtccctgtgactttgggcaagtttcttaacctgcTTGGACGTTAGCTTGCTGAAGAATGGAGTAGAGGCTGATGAAGTAGGTGCTGGAACTAGGTGCCCTGGGTTTACATTCTGATTCTCTGCCTATTAGCTGTGGGATCGTGAGCAGTTTACATATTTTCCTTGtgtctcaggtttctcatctgtaaaatctggTGGGAATATAACCCTTCCTTTTATAGGGTGTTTTGAGGAGTGAGTGAGTTACTAGAGTATAGAACACTGCCTGCTCCCTAATAAGCATTCAGTGATGACTAGCTGCTGCTATGATCTCATTGGCTGTTATAAGGATGGGTCACGTAAGATTACCTTATatgaaagaactttaaaattacaaattcagtgGCAGCCTTGATTTAGCTGTGAGAGCccagtttgaatcttggctctactATTTAGTGTGTAAATTTGGTTTAGTCACTTACCTTTTCTTGGTCTCAGGTTGTTCttcaataaaatgggaaataaaattcCCCATAGGGTATCatgggttgttttgaggatttggTGAATTTTATGAGAATCACTTCTTAAGTTGTACAGTGCTGTGTCAATTTTACCTATTATCGCTGCTCACTTGTGAAATATTACAGTACTTTTCCTTCAGAATGCTCTTTATTTTATAGTCTCATCAATTAGAGCTGTTTAGAGAATATTTGCACTTTGTATACATTTGTTTAACCTGtaaattataaacttaaaaataccatgctttcattttctaatataaCATTCCGTAGCAATAAGGACATAGGAGGGGCTCAGTACAGAGTGACTAGGAGCAAATGTGGCTATTAAATGGTTTGTAAAGGAGTTAGATACCTACTTTATTCCTAAGAACAAGCCAACACTAGATATCAAGAAATCTGGAGTGTATTGAGTGcacactttaaaatatgaattctcCTTTAAAAGCACTCCCTTCTCAGAATATAATGATCCTAAAAAAACTACTTTtgcagaagaattaaaaaaatatatttaaagggaaATGTAGAATGAAATGCAAAGTAGCGTGCTTATTTTTTCTAAgagagtgattttatttttggctgCATATGACAGTTTTTGTGGACATGTAGTTttttatgcaaatttttttttgtgtTATTTGAAATGCTATGCCTTTGTAAATCCAAGCT
This genomic window contains:
- the LOC103549618 gene encoding uncharacterized protein isoform X3, producing the protein MRGARALPGAAAGGRGSPRPCCGPRAPGTTPRRLPRRRGRVAGRGAQALPLGAARRRHSGGRMWAPACFQRGVPAAPAPPGAGLSLPRSPFRRGDARRTPRFTSDMTATRSPPPPPCTGLACPDSGNPQRPLPRPRELRASKQKRRRSVTPSLPSNSPPTSMRKQEETCACKGRGKVRNETQVQSYKENEHGSNSKSLEKRLNVVPTSDSISDDSEACP
- the LOC103549618 gene encoding uncharacterized protein isoform X5 produces the protein MRGARALPGAAAGGRGSPRPCCGPRAPGTTPRRLPRRRGRVAGRGAQALPLGAARRRHSGGRMWAPACFQRGVPAAPAPPGAGLSLPRSPFRRGDARRTPRFTSDMTATRSPPPPPCTGLACPDSGNPQRPLPRPRELRASKQKRRRSVTPSLPSNSPPTSMRKQEETCACKGRGKVRNETQHLKRGMKLQYDFPFRSLYI
- the LOC103549618 gene encoding uncharacterized protein isoform X1, translated to MRGARALPGAAAGGRGSPRPCCGPRAPGTTPRRLPRRRGRVAGRGAQALPLGAARRRHSGGRMWAPACFQRGVPAAPAPPGAGLSLPRSPFRRGDARRTPRFTSDMTATRSPPPPPCTGLACPDSGNPQRPLPRPRELRASKQKRRRSVTPSLPSNSPPTSMRKQEETCACKGRGKVRNETQVQSYKENEHGSNSKSLEKRLNVVPTSDSISDDSEAFEKRNEASI
- the LOC103549618 gene encoding uncharacterized protein isoform X2, whose protein sequence is MRGARALPGAAAGGRGSPRPCCGPRAPGTTPRRLPRRRGRVAGRGAQALPLGAARRRHSGGRMWAPACFQRGVPAAPAPPGAGLSLPRSPFRRGDARRTPRFTSDMTATRSPPPPPCTGLACPDSGNPQRPLPRPRELRASKQKRRRSVTPSLPSNSPPTSMRKQEETCACKGRGKVRNETQVQSYKENEHGSNSKSLEKRLNVVPTSDSISDDSEGRLALS
- the LOC103549618 gene encoding uncharacterized protein isoform X4, which gives rise to MRGARALPGAAAGGRGSPRPCCGPRAPGTTPRRLPRRRGRVAGRGAQALPLGAARRRHSGGRMWAPACFQRGVPAAPAPPGAGLSLPRSPFRRGDARRTPRFTSDMTATRSPPPPPCTGLACPDSGNPQRPLPRPRELRASKQKRRRSVTPSLPSNSPPTSMRKQEETCACKGRGKVRNETQVQSYKENEHGSNSKSLEKRLNVVPTSDSISDDSED